ACAAAATGTTGGACTTCCCAGGTCATACCAAGATTTAAACCTATATTTCAAGCTCAACCTTCAATAATTATGTGGGAACTTTGGAAGAGaaggaattgttataaatatgGTAAAGCTGTATCAATTAATAGAGTGATATATCAGATATCTTCTACACTGCAAGCACTGGTCAGAGTAAGAAAGCCAAGTTTACAGAATGTACCTCACAAATGGCTAGACATAATACAACTATTGGAAGGATATACTCCACGCTTGAAGGTCACAAAGGTGGTTTGGGATTTTCCTGATCAAGGGTGGATGAAAGTAAATACTGATGGGGTATCAAGGGGCAACCCAGGCAAGAGCGCAATTGGCTTTGTAGTAAGGGATGAGGAAGGAGATGTCAAGTTTGCATGGGGAAAGAAAATTCAGAAGGCTACTAATACTGAGGTTGAAGCACTCACAATTCTAGAAGCACTAAGACACTGCGTGCATCATGTATACACAAGTATTATTGCAAACTGACTCCATGCTATTGAAGAATGTAGTGGAAGGTACGTGGGTGACACCTAGGTTAGTGGCTGCATACATTGAAGAGATCAAGGTCATCATGGAGAGATGCAATTTTAGGGTCTCACATATTATGCGAGAGGGTAATAGGTTGGCAGATTACTTAGCAAATCTTGCTCTTGATAATGGACTTATTGAGGTGAACAATTTTGATCAATTAGATGCACAAGGTAGAAGGCTCGTTAATAGTGACAAATCACAATGTCCATATTTACGGATAAAGGTTGCCAGGAGTTGACTGATATGGAGATAGTAGGTGAGGAGGATCAAAGTGGAAAAATGCTGGAGGAATCTATGGGTAATCAATCTCAAATCCTTATGTAGGAGAGGAATAGTAAGGCCATGGAGAAGGCTGGATTCATTGGCTTGGTTCATCATGTTCAAATCCTTATGGAGGAGAGCATAGTGAGCAGTCTTTTTACTAACGATGTGTTCTTTTTTGTAGGAGATGTTACTGTATCCATGTATTACCATTTAACACAAATTCAATGCATGGTATTAGCACTTTGTACTCATTCCCTTGAACAAGTGTTGATGGTAAGCATAAGCATGGAGACAACAAGACATAATGCAGCTGACCAGTTCAAGCCACCACTGCCCAGATTTCTTGATGGCCATAAAACCTGGGCAAAAATGTGTAATCTCTAATGTAATTCTAATTTATTTTAGCTAGCAGATACAAGTACCAACATaggatatcaaatcacatggtaTAGGGGTGACTGCTTGAACCCAAAATTGCGAGTGGTATCATGCTAACACACTGTCTTTTGGGCAATTATGCGGGAGCCTTGGGTCAACTTCACAAGAAATACCATGTAAAACTACTATCTAGGATATTAGAGGATGAATCATATGACTGGATTTTCTGGGCACTAACAAGGATCATACACGACAATTGGATGTCAACTTGCTTGGGCAACAAGAAATTACAATGATGGGCAATGCAAAATGCACCAAGTATGAATTACTGTGGCCAGTTTCAATGGTTAGTGTTTGTAGGCTATCTTCTCAACATGGAGGGAAATATGATCGAACATTATGCTGCTACTTACACTCACAATCACAAGAAAAACTGAAACCAAAGCAGCTACAATACACGCGAGTAACTCTGCCCAAATTCTGGACATACATGAGGATACGCTTGAAGACGATGAATTCTTAACTTTGGAGGATAAATGAGTACATTTTTGATTGCTCCATAGGGCTAGTTTATATGCAGTGTTTTTGCTATTTTAGTAGACCACTTTGCCATGTTAGTATTAGACCAAATTGTATTACCAGTATTGAGTATCCCTTTCTCAAAATTGGTATTAGGCTTATGTAATTCTCATAGGATATCCCCTTACTTTTTGTAAGGCATCACATTATCTTGTTTTTGTTTTggttttaaatatatataaaaactatCCCTAGGCACCTTGCCTAGTGGATTTCCTAAAAACAAATAGCAGAGATCATAAACTAGGTCTTGACTTGTGTTAGATGTTGAGTTGTTAGCTTCATTTAGGAATCTCTTAAGAGCATTAACAGAGCTGTTTGTGCTGATTGACAGGCCAATATTTCCCTAATCATGTGACACGACTGCTTTCTTTTCAAAGAGCTCTACATCTCACATTCATGCTGTCTTTATTTGAAGGTCAAAGCACATTTCAATATTCAACCAAAG
This sequence is a window from Nicotiana tomentosiformis chromosome 5, ASM39032v3, whole genome shotgun sequence. Protein-coding genes within it:
- the LOC138892207 gene encoding uncharacterized protein, with product MWELWKRRNCYKYGKAVSINRVIYQISSTLQALVRVRKPSLQNVPHKWLDIIQLLEGYTPRLKVTKVVWDFPDQGWMKVNTDGVSRGNPGKSAIGFVVRDEEGDVKFAWGKKIQKATNTEVEALTILEALRHCVHHVYTSIIAN